CCACAAATTTGGTTCAAACAAGTTGTGGGAAAGACTCCGGGAGCATACAAAGTATAAAATCTATAAAGAATGCTGGTTTCATTCATAAGGCTGAAGTAGCTCCACTCAAGGAGCACACAAGTTTCATCTAACATGGCTTCAGTGATGTTAAGATTCCTTATAGTACTTGTTTTATAAGTTACCAGCAGAGTAAGGAACTTACCAACTTCAAGCAGAATATAATTTACCACTCAAAATGAAAACTTAGCCATGAAATTAGTACCATAATAGTGAAATTAGTAACTTGAAGTTCATTGACCATTTCAGAATTGTATCGTCCTCTTGTTGGTAAGTAAATAGTTCACCTTGATAAAAAAGGTTGCCACTCAACTTTTACTGAAACTTGTACAGTGAACAAGTTTGGTGAATTCTTATCATGGTAAAAACAGCTATCTACAATATCATTTCTAAATAAACGTTTCCACTTCCACATGGCACttttttacatgttttgcatCAACAATGGCATGAAAATCCACAAGAGGAAACACCATTGCCAGTGGAAGTGAGCAATGATGTTACGGCTCATTTGGATATTGTAAGGATTTGGTTCAATAAGAGTGGGGAGTGATTGCTAGGGTTAGAGGGCTTGGACTAGGAATGACTCCTGATGGCTTCTAGAACAGCAAAGGGGACATGAGTGAACCACGCGGAACAGACAAAGAGtgatttataatatatatgtgaaaactaGAATTAACTCAGGGAGGTGCTTTTTGATGTAGCAGCAATTTGGAACTTTGAGGTTAAACTTGCTTAGGTAGAGGCACTATGAGGAAGGGTGACCTCTTGAAAAAGTACTCACTTGTATGCCAAATGACAAAATCGTGAGGCGCAGCATAAGATGGGCCAAAACAGATAATTCCTCAAGTGAGTTAAATCAATGTGTCACATATACAATCGCCAAGCAAATGCCAAATTGTTAAAAGCTTAAGAATCAATTTTACATGTTGCTAGGGATGCACAAcaaaaaatgattgatcaatcaattatctttaaaaaatgactaaattCAATGAGTCATATcaatcatctttaaaaaatgactaaattCAATGAGTCATTTTTTTCGTGAGTTGAGggcatcattttcttttaaattttataaatatttttattgattaagtaTGAAATCTAGTAAAGTTCAATACTAAACTTGTCAACCTATTTAGGAAGTTGCCACCAGCATCAAACTTTTATTGGTGAAATTAACAAATTACTAGTGAAATTAGTGGCTTACTTTTAGCTCAGTGGAATTTACCAGCATTGTATGGAATTTATCAACTTTGAGTGAAATagtaaatcatcaaattttcaaacttaACAGATGGACCACTTGTAAAACATTAGAAGActtgataaaaatcattattttatataatatttcatGTAATGTCAACATGGACATCTCAAGTGCGATAGATTTTGTTTGAGCGAATGTGACGACCTATTTTTTGGGGCGCCTACTTACGTGTGAGCGCATGCGAAGCTAATGGCTCAACTAAGTCTATTAGACttagctctcccaagcccaccaATTCACTACTTTTGGTATAggttttaacctgtaaattaatttcaaatatgagtCGTCACTATTTGATTTGGGATAGGttttatgaaaacaaaatatgaaatatttcacTCTTGCACAACTAGAGAAACTACGAtttttgattacactaattaatcactaatgcttttacctaatcttgttttaatatttttgattttgagtaaaatcaattaatcactttttattattttttgattttatttttatttgtattattaaaataataatatattattaaaacgACCTGGGTCGGATTCCCGGAGTTGGGACCGACCCGACTCGCCACACACCGGTAGGGATGGGCCTGAGGTGCGGCCAGCCCGAATActccatcttttttttaaacaatcaAAGCCCACTTTCCAAACAAATCAAGGCCGCCCACCACTCTCTCCCCAGCAGCTGAACCCTACCCGGCCATGCCATCCGACGTTCCCGACCCGGATGCCTCAGCGACGGGACGCGATGCTGCCCGAACAAACCGACGCGGACGACACCGGCGTCGCCTCGGCCCAAAGCGGTAGCTAGATGGACGTCATGACAAGGCCGGAGCTCGCGGTGGCTGGACGGCCGCAAGCTCCGGCTAAGCGTGCCCAAACAGGGCAAAGACAGAGGTCGAGAGGGAGCTTACGGTCTGGCTTGGGGACGGTGCGACGGTGGTCCGTTGGTGCAAAGGTTGCCGGAGGCTCGCCTTTGCTCTCACCGGCTCTCAAAACTCGCCCTCACTCAGATCTCTCTGTTCAGATCTCACTCGCTTTCGGGCCTCCCCTAATGTCTCTCAAAGGAAGTCGTCTGAGCTCGCTCCTTCCGTGTGTCTTTGGCCTTCCCCCCGATGCCCTATTTATAAGCAAAAGGGGGACCGGTCGACAGAGGCTTCGGCCGCCGGTCCTTGGTGCGCCGACTGCCTTGGtgcggccgaaccggcgtctcATCCACTTGCTTTGCTTTGAAGGTGCGTCCCATCCGCTGCCGACTtactcctctctcttccttgtAGGCCGTCCTCGAGCGCGTCGTCATTGCCGCTCGTGAATTGCAAAGGCGGAGgggggaaggaggaaggaagaagaaaggaaaggggctgggccaaagaaaagagaaacggGCCTTAGGCCCGTGCGGGGAAGAACAAGAAGGAGGGGCTGGGCTTTCACGCCTAGCTCCATAagaacccttttcttttcttttttttttttcttttttttataaataaattatctgaaaagaagtgaaaaataaaggggaaaaaaaaggaaataaagctTAATggatgcaaataaaaattaagacctaattgacgcgaaaatcatttttgttagggccaaatttgtccctaattttcttatgcaatttaattctaaatacttagccaaaatttatgtgtcaacagtGGAGAGCAAGTAGTCACCCGGCCTTCAATGACGGGACGTATGAGATAGGATTGGGCAAAATAGAAATTTCTATTAGTGTACGCTGGTTCAGTTTAAAGGCTGATGTAGCTCTGCTCAAGGAGTGCGCATACTTTCATCTGACATGGCTCCTGTAGTACTAGGAATTGTCCTAGTACTTgttctgcttttgcttttcGCCAAAGCTCAGACTGCCAGCAATGTTACCTCGGGCTCCTCTTTGACGGCGAACGACAGGAACACTTCCTAGCGTCCATGCTTGGTCGGGCCACGACTCAATTCGTTCTCCTTAGGATTTTGATGATGCTactaagaaataaaaataatcccGAGGTGGATATTTTTAAATCACTATGCTAATGATGTGtgtattgaaatgaaaaaaaacgaggtgaggaaaatgatgtCAAAAGCTTCAATGTTTTCCTCAAGTCGAATCTTCCATGATGTAACAAAAAGCACAATCTTCTTGAGTGCAATAGATGTAGTGAGAGGCATGGATGTTGTTAGATAATGCAAATTCACATATCTTTTCTAAGGATTAACAAATTAGATCCCTAATTTCATGAAAcgttttgaaaaatttgatagctgaaaatttaggtatcggcaatgaatccaaaaaaaaaaaatcatgtctaTCCAGCACAATCCATGACCAAACCAAGCTCCTTCCAAGTTCATCCATCTCTAATCTTCATCCCTTTCCATCCTAAAAGGCATTCGGTCGTGGTCTGTTTATCACATGACAAGCATTGAATCAAAGTTTAAAGTCGAGTATGCTAGCTTGCCTTGCCCTGATGGGTGTccataagattttttttattaagttattGATTTGATACTTCATTGATCCTCTATAAGTTTTAAatgctttatatttttttagaacaAGTGTATCAAAAGTCATAAAAGTTATTGTAAAAGTGTAATCGAgttatgaaacttttcaaaagtgcaatcgaattttaaaacttttcaaattagTTCAATCAAATTCCTCTATTAACTCCGTCTAATtttgttgatgaagaaaaaaagctgacctggttttcttttttattatttttgaaaaaagaggTGCGGCTGAGGTTGCTATGTtaaccatttctgaaaaaaaaattgaaaaaaaaaaattgaaaggaaagCTGGCTTGAGACATCTGCTGGTGATGCCCAAAATAGTTGGCGCAAGCTCTCATTTTCACTTCTCTAATTCTATCAAAAGCCATTCTATAGCTCTTTTCGTATTTTGGCATTGAAATACTCTACTGCCAATTTAAATAGAGTACGATACCATCATTCAGTAATCTTGGACATATCTCTAGTCCTTTCTTtacttgaaaaattaatttttttctttttgtttagaaaattcaacaatatatttaagaaaaaaagataaataatttggTGATAGTCTTGAATGTACTGTGAGAATAAAGTCTGTTCtagaccacaaaaaatcaaatagcaAATAATTATGAATTGTTGTGATGTCTACTcgtttttttaagaatttgtgacttACAACAAGTAGTTATTCTCATAGTAGTCTGTTATGGTAACAAAACCCTATTAAAAACACCGATGACTTCCTTATTTTTGGTGAATTGGGCCATTTTTCAGAATTACattaccttctttggcttcaCGAACTTGATTTTCTCACCCTCCCCTGTTCCATTCTTATATTACTCGATTATCTTTCTTGTGTTCATCATTGTGAAAGGGATTTTGGTGTGCCAGATGTTTACGTCGCTTCCCTAGCTCAGCTTTGCACCAGGGATGCTCTCCTCTTCGTTTAGCTCAACTTCTGCATATACAGCTACTTGACATTCGGTGGCTTCCTAGTTTCACTCAAAAATCAGAATAGATCAGGGTAAGGGATCAcgattgatttttcttctcgtCTCTTGCGGGCATTTGTTGTGATACTTTCATGTGACAGGGTGCGTATTTATTGTAATAGCACCCTGCTCTAGTTGTACATGttcttttatgtatttattttaatCTTGACGCTCTTTTATTGCAGAGATCGCCTGTCGTGTTGGCATTGCACCCGACCCTCATCAggaggagatggaagagattAAGACTACAGTTTCCCCGTCTATTAAAACTAAGCATTCAGGAATTTACCCAGGAAAATTCCTACAGGCCAGGTTTTGGGTGAAGCCACTCACTATAAGGTCAGGCCCTGATCGAACCCTACAGACCCTGGAAAATTAGCCCTTCGCCTTACTAATTGAGCATTGTGGAAAGCGGCAAGTTGTAATTTATTTGCCGTACGAATGTATGGACAAGAAGTTTTGGGTGGCATTATCATTGCGGGACGGGAATACTTCTGCTGTGACTGAGATGCTAAAGATGTGGAGGAGTCTTGACAGTAAGATAAAAATGTGCAGAAAACTGTAGATAAAACTCTTACTCAATAATTTATATACAGGAACACTCCCTctgtgtactttttttttttttctgatcctTCGATAAAAAGATTCATTCTCTTCATAAAAAGAGGAGGTAGAACcaataaagatttctttttcaattcatcCCTGGAGTTATGCGACACCAAATTGCTTCTAAATGTGGTAAGTTTCGCGTGATGTCATTGAGTCCACGAGAATATGACATTGCACTGTGACATCCATTTAACCAAACATATAAGTTTGAAACCTGGAACTCTCATATGCAAATTTTTGTAGGGTATCTAGAGGATTATGTACATTCATCATTGCTGTTATCATTCCTCTCTAAGTTCGCACAAGACGGCACAATGACACCGATAGCATTGATCAGGCACATGCTTGATGCGAATTTCTCCGTACATTCGAGCATATTCAATTTCCACGGAGCGACTTGTAGTCGGTTTGAATTCATAGGGATTGAACCAGCACCTTCTACTTCCATCCTTTCGCCTCATAAAGTCTCCAACTAAACGTGTACGGCGACGTCGTTTGGTCAAAGTCTTCCAAATTTGTGCGTTCCTTGTAAGGTATCTGCAGGGTTCCTCGTTGACCGCGAACGACGGGAACACTTCCTGGCGTTCTTGCTTGGTTAGGCCGCGACTCAATTCATTCTCCTTAGGATTTTGATGATGCTactgagaaataaaaataatcctGAGATGGATATTTTTAAATCACTGTGTTAATGATGTGTgattggaaatgaaaaaaacgaggtgaggaaaatgatgtCAAAAGCTTCAATGTTCTTCTCAAGTTGATTCTCCCACGATGTAACAAAAAAGCACAATCTTTTTATTGCAATAGATGTAGTGAGAGGCATGACTGTCATTAGATAATGCAAATTCACATATCTTTTGCtaaggattaaaaaatcaaatccctAATTTTATGAAACGTTATGAAAAATTGACAATGAATCCCCAAACAAAAATCATGTCTATACAGCCCAATCCATGAGTAAACCACGCTCCCTTCAAGTTCATCCATCTCTAATCTTCATCACCTTGCTGTCCTAAAAGGCATTTGGTTGTGGTCCGTTTATCACAAAACAAGCATTGAATCGAAGTTTAAAGTCGAGCGTGCTAGCTTGCCTCGCCCCAATGGGTGTCCATAAGATTTTTATTAAGTTATTGATTTGATACTTCATTGATCCTCTATAAGCTCTAAATgctcaatattttttttggaaaaagtgcATCAAAAGTCCCAAAAAGTTAttacaaaagtgcaatcgagttatgaaattttccaaaaaatgtaatcaagttttaaaacttatcaaattagttcaATCAAGTCTCTATATTAACTCCTTCCGATTtggttaatgaaaaaaaaagaaactgacatgtttactttttttttttttcaaaaaagaggTGCTACTGAGGTTGCTAGGTTAgccattttagaaaaaaaaaattaaaaggaaagttGGCTTGAGACATCCGCTGGTGATACCCGAAATCGCTGGCGCAAGCTCTCACTTTCACTTCTTTAATTCTATCAAAAGctattctattgctcttttcgtCATTTGGCATTGAAATACTTTACTGCCAATCTCAATAGAGTACTACACCATCATTCAATGATACCTCTAGTCCTTTCTTtacttgaaaaattgatttttttctgtGGTTGGAGCAGTCGATGATATATTAAAAACAAGGTAAATGATTTGGTGATAGTTTTTAATGTATTGTAAAAATAACAGTTTGTTTTGgaccataaaaaaccaaataacaaataattatgaaTTGTTGTGATGTCAActtcttcaaaaatttatgatttataacaagttgttattctcataatggCCCAAAAATTATTATACTAACAAAGCCCTAAAACAACGATGACTTCCTTCTTTTTAGAGAATTGGGCCATTTTTAGAATTACATTAACACCATCCTCCTTTGGCCTAACGAGATTGATTTTCTCACCCTCCCCTGTTCCATTCTTATATTACTCGATTATCTTTCATATGTTCAAGTTTAACCCGTGAAAGGATTCTGGTGTGCCAAATGTTTATGTAGCTTCACTAGCTCAGCTTTGCACTAGGATGTTCTCCTCTCCGTTTAGCTGAATTTCTGCACATGCAGCTACTTGACATTAGCTTCCTAGTTTCAGTAAAAAATCAGAGTAGATCAGGGAGGGGGATCacaattgatttttcttctcgtCTCTTGTGGGTGTTTGGTGTGATACTTCTGTGCCACCGGGTGCGAATAGCATTCTGCTCTACTTGAACATGTTCTTTTACGTATTCATTTTAATCTTGCCTGTGGTGGGCATATTaacaagacatgattttataccCGAGCATGTGTTGGCATTGCACCCGACCCACATTAGGAGCAGATGGAAGAGATTAAGACTACAGCTTCCCCGCCTATTATAACTATTTTAGCATAACCAGTCGAGCATTCAGGAACTTTTCCAGGAAAGTTCCTTCTCAATCAGGCCAGATTATGTGGGATTCATGCAGGATGGAGCTTATTGGAAGCTCCTAATTATAAGGTCAGGCCCTGATCGGACACTAAAAACCCTGGAAAATTAGCACTTCGCCTTACTAGTCGAGCATTGTGGAAAGCGGCGGGTTGTAATTTATTTGTGGGACGATTGTATGAACAGGAAATTTTGGCTGGCACAGAAATACTTTTGCCATGACTGAGATGCTAAAGATGCAGAGGAGTCTCGGCAGTAAGATCAAAGATGCGTAGAAAACTGTAGATAGTTACCTCTTTTGCGGTAATTTATATACAGGGACACTCCCTCTTTGTGAACTGATCACTTATATTAAATGGAAACCAAATTGCTTTTTAGATGTGATAAGTATTGTATGATGTCGTAAACTCCACGAGCATGATATCTTGATGTCATCGCGACATCCATTTAACCAAACTTTTGTAGGGTGTCTGTAGAATTATGTTCGTTCATCATTGTAACCATTCCTCTCCAAATTGCACAAGACCTCACAACGTCGCCGTGGAAAGCATCCATCGGTTGCATGCTTGATGAAAATTTCCACGTGTGTTCGAGCATGTTCAATTTCCACGGAGCAACTTGTAGTCGGTTTGAATTCATGGGGATTGAATCTAACTGCTGGCCCTGCCTTCTTTTTCCATCAATTTCATCTTAAAAAGTCTCCAACAAACATGTACGACGAAGTTCGATCGAATTTTTCCAAGTGCGTTCTTTGAAAAGTATCAAGGTCCCGCCAAGCTTCTGGAGCAGGGTCGCCTTATTCTAAATTTGACAAGTTCTCTTTCACCATTGATTTctataagaaaaaaaggggaagaataaagaaaatgaagaaagataaattcaCAGAGACATTATTATCAGAAAAATTAATATCGATGATATTATTATAAGAATTGTTTAAGAAAATTTGATGGATATATCAATAGAACTAATAAGATACTTCaagataaaagaaacaaaatcaagtaACTCATTATATACTCTGAAATGGTTTATTAATTGCTGCTAAATAAATGgtttattaccaaaaaaaaaagattgactaATAAAATATATGTACAAATATCACCTTCTATTTTAATTAAGCATTTCTTTTTACTACAGGTGGAGCTTTTATAAAACTTCAGACCATATGGCAAAATTATTATTCTAGATAGaaatatgtgttttttttttttggtcaaagatagTGATAGATATATGGGCAAAGGCTGTCCACAACTTTGGTTCAAACTCGCTGTGGAGAAAAGGAGGAGCAATTGCATCTACGCGGAGGAGGAATGGTCGCCTCTCTCACCTGCCATGAACGACCGGACGTACGCGAGAGACTCTGGTGGCATGGAAAAGTGTAAAAATCTCTATAAGAACGCCGGTTTCATCCTTAAGGCCGAAGTAGCTCAACTCAAGGAGCACGCCTGTTTCATCAAACATGGCTTCAGTTATACTAGGAATCCTTCTCGTACTCGTTCCACTTCCCCTTTCCGCCGAAGCTCAGACTGGCAGCAACTTGACCTTGGGCAACTCGTTGACGGTGAACGACCGGAACTCTTCCTGGTTGTCGCCATCGGGTGAGTTCGCCTTTGGCTTCCGGAGAATGGGAGCAGGAGCTCATTTGTTGGCTATATGGTTCGAGAAGATAGAGGACAAGACCATAGTCTGGTCAGCGAATGGCGATAATCTAGCGCCCGAAGGTTCGAAAGTCCAGTTGACCGCCAACGGCGGGCTGGTGCTTACCGacccgagagggagagagctgtGGTCTTCTAACCTGAACGCCACTGGCTTAGTGTATGCGGCCATGCTCGACACGGGGAACTTCATCCTAGCGAGCGCAAGCCACGTCAACTTGTGGGATTCGTTCAGCCGACCAACGGATACGATACTGCCTACGCAACAGTTAGATTTGGACGCTGTTGTTAGAGCTCGCTATTCCAAAATGAATTACTCCAATGGGAGATTCATCTTCACACTGCAAACCGGCGGAAATCTCGTGCTCTATGCCACTCCTACCCCGCTGGTCGTCTCAGATGCATATTGGGCTACCGGCACCCGAGGTAATGGCTTCAGGttgatattcaatcaaagtggTCAGGTCTACCTCACGGATAGGAATGGAAAATTACTCAATAAAGTCACCTCAGACGAAGTTCCAACCAGCGTATTTTACCAAAGAGCGATCCTCGAATATGATGGGGTCTTCAGGCAATATATCCACCCAAAGATGGCAAATTCGAGTTCTGGCTGGGCAATGGTCTGGTCGATGGTCTCTTCCCCAGTCCCTTCAAATATATGCACGAGTATGAACCGAGATACTGGTACTGGAGCTTGTGGCTTCAACAGCTACTGTACTCGTGGAGACGATCAGATTCAGAGGCCCCGATGCCACTGCCTACCTGGATATACTCTGTTAGATTCGACGAACGAGATGAACGGATGCAGACAGGACTTCGCACCACAGAGTTGTGACGAAAGTAAGCCTGAAACAGACCAGTTTGTTTTGCGTGAGATGCTTAATACAGGCTGGCCGATGTCTAATTACGAGCGTAGCGAGTCACAAACCGAGCACTGGTGCAGACAGGCTTGCTTGGCTGATTGTTTTTGTGCAGTCGCTTTTTTCAAAGACAGAAAGTGCTGGAAAAAGAGGACGCCTCTTTCAAATGGTAGGATGGATCCTGGCGTGGGTGGAAAGGCTCTGGTCAAGGTCAGGATAAATAACTCAACTTCAAAAGCTACAGGAAATCGCCAGAAGAAATCCAAGAATTTGACTCTGATGATTATCGAATCAGTGCTGTTGAGTAGCTGTGTGTTTGTGAGCTTGCTTACCTGTGTAATTTATAGAAGTTCCCGATCTAGGGATTATAAGTTCTTACAACCAGTCCAGATCAACCAAGCCACAGGCACACGGACTTACACTTATTGGGAGCTTCAAGAAGCGACGGATGGATTCAAAGAAGAACTAGGTAGGGGTGCCTTTGGAGCAGTGTACAAAGGTGTTCTTGGATCCGAGGATACCAACTTTGTGGCAGTAAAAGTGTTGATGGCATGGACCGGAGAAAGTGAAAAGGAGTTCGAAAGAGAAGTGAGTGCAACTGGCCAAACTAACCACAAGAACTTAATGCAGTTGCTTGGATTCTGCAATGAGGGTCAACACCGACTACTGGTGTATGAATTCATGAGCAACGGCTCATTGGCGGATTTTCTATTTGGCTCTTCAAGGCCCAGCTGGTACAAAAGAGTAGAAATTGCATGTGATGTTGCGCGGGGCTCTCTTACTTGCACGAGGAATGCACTAGGCATATAATCCACTGCGACATCAAGCcgcaaaatattcttcttgatggcTCTCTCACTGCAAAATATCAGATTTCGGATTAGCTAAGCTCTTGATGGCAAACCAAACACGAACCACCACCGGAGTCGAGGAACCAGAGGTTATTTAGCGCCAGAATGGTTCAGGAATATGCCTATTTCTAGCAAAGTAGATGTTTACAGCTTCGGCATTTTGTTGGTTGAGCTTATCTGCTGCAGAAAGAACTATGAGCTGAAAGCggaaattgaagctcaaattgtAATGGTCGACTGGGTTTATAACTGCTACCACAACGGGAGTGTGCTTCAGCTAGTGGAGAGCGATGAGGAGGCGTCAAGGGACATAAAGATGGTAAAAAGACTTGTGATGATAGCATTGTGGTGCATCCAGGAAGATCCGGCTTTGAGGCCAACCATGAAGAAAACTACTTAGATGTTGGAAGGAGCGGTTGAAGTCCCAGTACCACCAGTTCCAAGCTTTTTTACCACTTC
This genomic stretch from Eucalyptus grandis isolate ANBG69807.140 chromosome 3, ASM1654582v1, whole genome shotgun sequence harbors:
- the LOC104440556 gene encoding G-type lectin S-receptor-like serine/threonine-protein kinase LECRK2; translation: MASVILGILLVLVPLPLSAEAQTGSNLTLGNSLTVNDRNSSWLSPSGEFAFGFRRMGAGAHLLAIWFEKIEDKTIVWSANGDNLAPEGSKVQLTANGGLVLTDPRGRELWSSNLNATGLVYAAMLDTGNFILASASHVNLWDSFSRPTDTILPTQQLDLDAVVRARYSKMNYSNGRFIFTLQTGGNLVLYATPTPLVVSDAYWATGTRGNGFRLIFNQSGQVYLTDRNGKLLNKVTSDEVPTSVFYQRAILEYDGVFRQYIHPKMANSSSGWAMVWSMVSSPVPSNICTSMNRDTGTGACGFNSYCTRGDDQIQRPRCHCLPGYTLLDSTNEMNGCRQDFAPQSCDESKPETDQFVLREMLNTGWPMSNYERSESQTEHWCRQACLADCFCAVAFFKDRKCWKKRTPLSNGRMDPGVGGKALVKVRINNSTSKATGNRQKKSKNLTLMIIESVLLSSCVFVSLLTCVIYRSSRSRDYKFLQPVQINQATGTRTYTYWELQEATDGFKEELGRGAFGAVYKGVLGSEDTNFVAVKVLMAWTGESEKEFEREVSATGQTNHKNLMQLLGFCNEGQHRLLVYEFMSNGSLADFLFGSSRPSWYKRVEIACDVARGSLTCTRNALGI